One part of the Acuticoccus sediminis genome encodes these proteins:
- a CDS encoding ABC transporter permease, with translation MESLGSAVADAFGLVLSGDPALMEIIGLSLRVTLSAVVLACLFGLPIGAAAGAFRFPGRTALAVVLNALMGLPPVVVGLGVYLTLSASGPLGVLGLLYTPTAMVIAQTILVTPIVAALTRQVIEDLNSEYAEQFASLGVRGTDRVGALLWDARYSLLTVALAGFGRAIAEVGAVIIVGGNINHVTRVMTTTIALETSKGNLSLALALGVVLLAIAFIVNALVMAVRASAARSAYA, from the coding sequence ATGGAAAGCCTAGGTAGCGCAGTGGCCGACGCGTTCGGCCTCGTCCTCTCCGGTGACCCGGCTCTCATGGAGATCATCGGGCTGTCGCTGCGCGTGACCCTCTCGGCCGTCGTCCTCGCGTGCCTCTTCGGCCTGCCGATCGGCGCGGCCGCCGGCGCCTTCCGCTTCCCGGGCCGGACCGCCCTCGCCGTCGTCCTCAATGCGCTGATGGGGCTGCCGCCCGTCGTGGTCGGCCTCGGCGTCTACCTGACGCTCTCCGCGTCGGGACCGCTCGGCGTCCTCGGGCTTCTCTACACGCCGACCGCGATGGTGATCGCGCAGACGATCCTCGTGACCCCCATCGTCGCGGCGCTGACCCGGCAGGTGATCGAGGACCTCAACAGCGAATATGCCGAGCAGTTCGCCTCCCTCGGGGTGCGCGGGACGGACCGCGTCGGCGCCCTCCTCTGGGATGCGCGCTACAGCCTTCTCACGGTGGCGCTCGCCGGCTTCGGCCGGGCCATCGCCGAGGTCGGCGCCGTCATCATCGTCGGCGGCAACATCAACCACGTCACCCGCGTGATGACGACGACCATCGCGCTCGAAACCTCGAAGGGGAACCTCAGCCTCGCGCTGGCGCTCGGCGTGGTGCTCCTGGCGATCGCTTTCATCGTCAACGCCCTCGTGATGGCGGTACGCGCCTCCGCGGCCCGGTCGGCCTATGCCTGA
- a CDS encoding phosphate/phosphite/phosphonate ABC transporter substrate-binding protein, with protein MTATHPAPGGAQTASLGMYDAPWVSAANDRIWTAVALRLRDAGVPDVPAVLDRDRSHDAIWHDPNLLLAQTCGFPLVTSLAGVVRPIAAPVYAWPGCDGPRHVSVIVVREEAPARSLADVAGTRAAMNGRDSNTGMNLFRHALAPLAGGKPMFASVQETGGHVASLTAVQQGEADVAAVDAVTFAIAARHRPDLVDGLRILAETAPSPSLPFVTRGDADPVLRVQLFHALRGAVADPAIADARAAIGLVDVVPVTVDDYAIVAQYAAEAAALGYSELA; from the coding sequence ATGACCGCGACCCATCCGGCGCCGGGCGGCGCGCAAACCGCGAGCCTCGGCATGTACGACGCGCCGTGGGTCTCGGCGGCCAACGACCGCATCTGGACCGCCGTCGCATTGCGGCTGCGCGACGCCGGGGTCCCGGACGTGCCGGCGGTGCTCGACCGGGACCGCTCGCACGACGCGATCTGGCACGACCCGAACCTCCTTCTGGCGCAGACGTGCGGCTTTCCGCTGGTGACGTCGCTCGCCGGGGTTGTCCGGCCGATCGCGGCGCCGGTCTACGCCTGGCCCGGCTGCGACGGTCCCCGCCATGTCAGCGTGATCGTCGTGCGCGAGGAGGCGCCCGCCCGTTCGCTCGCCGACGTCGCGGGGACGCGCGCCGCGATGAACGGCCGCGACAGCAACACCGGCATGAACCTCTTCCGCCACGCCCTGGCACCGCTCGCGGGGGGCAAGCCGATGTTCGCCTCCGTCCAGGAAACGGGCGGCCATGTTGCCAGCCTCACCGCGGTGCAGCAGGGCGAGGCGGACGTCGCGGCCGTCGACGCGGTGACCTTCGCCATCGCGGCGCGCCACCGGCCGGATCTCGTGGACGGCCTGCGGATCCTGGCGGAGACGGCACCGAGCCCGTCCCTCCCCTTCGTGACGCGGGGCGACGCGGATCCCGTGCTGCGTGTCCAACTCTTCCACGCGCTGCGCGGGGCGGTGGCCGATCCCGCCATCGCCGACGCCCGCGCCGCGATCGGCCTCGTCGACGTCGTTCCCGTGACCGTCGACGACTACGCGATCGTGGCGCAATACGCCGCCGAGGCCGCCGCGCTCGGGTACTCCGAGCTCGCCTGA
- a CDS encoding helix-turn-helix domain-containing protein — protein MLIAQRRAVVKSFRERLQVVMDRSALTPSAYARTVGIDRSTLAQLLAPANERLPRAETLAAIATLAGVSVDWLLGLTSQERPGAEVIEPVSVEGGAHSPIDDRFLRWYAEAETAGYRIRSVPRSFPDFLKSAEVMRYEYAQWPEIDEAATVRWAMERRAQMRQSALSQESCVPLQALEAFARGTGQWQDLPAEIRRQQLGEMSEICRELYPSLTFHLYDLKQTYSAPFTVFSPQRAMIYIGALFFMFTATEHVRALNRRFDDLIRAAVVQPNDVCDVIAGLADEVR, from the coding sequence ATGTTGATTGCCCAGCGCCGCGCCGTCGTCAAAAGCTTCCGCGAGCGGCTGCAGGTCGTCATGGACCGGTCGGCCCTGACCCCCTCCGCCTACGCCCGGACCGTCGGGATCGACCGCTCGACGCTCGCCCAGCTCCTCGCCCCCGCCAACGAGCGGCTCCCCCGCGCCGAGACCCTCGCCGCCATCGCCACCCTCGCCGGCGTCTCCGTCGACTGGCTCCTCGGCCTCACCAGCCAGGAGCGGCCGGGCGCGGAAGTCATCGAGCCCGTCAGCGTCGAGGGCGGCGCCCATTCGCCCATCGACGACCGCTTCCTGCGCTGGTACGCCGAGGCCGAGACCGCCGGCTACCGCATCCGCTCCGTGCCCCGCAGCTTTCCGGACTTCCTGAAATCCGCCGAGGTGATGCGCTACGAGTACGCCCAGTGGCCGGAGATCGACGAGGCCGCCACCGTCCGCTGGGCCATGGAGCGGCGCGCGCAGATGCGCCAGTCCGCCCTCTCGCAGGAGTCCTGCGTGCCCCTCCAGGCGCTCGAGGCCTTCGCCCGCGGAACCGGCCAGTGGCAGGACCTCCCCGCCGAGATCCGCCGCCAGCAGCTCGGCGAGATGTCCGAGATCTGCCGCGAGCTCTACCCGAGCCTCACCTTCCACCTCTACGACCTGAAGCAGACCTACTCGGCCCCGTTCACCGTGTTCAGCCCCCAGCGGGCGATGATCTACATCGGCGCGCTGTTCTTCATGTTCACCGCCACCGAGCACGTGCGCGCCCTCAACCGCCGCTTCGACGACCTCATCCGCGCCGCGGTCGTGCAGCCGAACGACGTCTGCGACGTGATCGCCGGTCTGGCGGACGAGGTGCGGTGA
- a CDS encoding substrate-binding domain-containing protein, with product MIRRQFLALAAAGLFAVSLAGAADAADDFIVVQSTTSTQNSGLFDFMLPKFTDKTGIEVRVVAVGTGQAIKNAANGDGDVLFVHAKPAEEKFVASGEGVSRHDVMYNDFVIVGPPSDPAGIAGSKDVVAALSRIAGSEAPFASRGDDSGTNKAELRLWKEAGIDVASASGGWYRETGSGMGATLNTGTGMGAYIMTDRATWIAFGNKGDYAIAVEGDPKLFNQYGIILVNPEKHPNVKAEAGQSFIDWVLSDEGQDVIADYKVDGQQLFFPNARPD from the coding sequence ATGATCCGACGCCAATTTCTCGCCCTCGCCGCGGCCGGCCTCTTCGCCGTGTCGCTCGCCGGCGCCGCCGACGCGGCGGACGACTTCATCGTCGTGCAGTCGACCACGTCGACGCAGAACTCCGGCCTGTTCGACTTCATGCTGCCGAAGTTCACCGACAAGACCGGGATCGAGGTGCGCGTCGTCGCCGTCGGCACCGGGCAGGCCATCAAGAACGCCGCGAACGGCGACGGCGACGTCCTCTTCGTACACGCCAAGCCGGCGGAGGAGAAGTTCGTGGCGTCCGGCGAGGGCGTCTCGCGCCACGACGTGATGTACAACGACTTCGTCATCGTCGGCCCGCCGTCCGATCCGGCCGGGATCGCCGGTTCGAAGGACGTCGTCGCCGCCCTCTCCAGGATCGCCGGATCCGAGGCGCCGTTCGCCTCGCGCGGCGACGACTCGGGCACCAACAAGGCCGAGCTCCGCCTCTGGAAGGAGGCCGGCATCGACGTCGCGTCAGCCTCCGGCGGGTGGTACCGCGAGACGGGCTCGGGGATGGGCGCCACGCTCAATACCGGCACCGGCATGGGCGCCTACATCATGACCGACCGCGCCACCTGGATCGCCTTCGGCAACAAGGGCGACTACGCGATCGCCGTCGAGGGAGACCCGAAGCTCTTCAACCAGTACGGCATCATCCTGGTGAACCCGGAGAAGCATCCGAACGTGAAGGCGGAGGCGGGACAGTCCTTCATCGACTGGGTCCTCTCCGACGAGGGCCAGGACGTCATCGCCGACTACAAGGTCGACGGGCAGCAGCTC
- a CDS encoding ATP-binding cassette domain-containing protein → MPEALRPIAPEPGASVVPLAAPLVEARDVTFAVRGRRLVDGVRLAVRPGRSTVVLGANGAGKSLLLRLLHGLIAPTGGAVLWRGSPLDRAARRHQAMVFQRPVMLRRSARANVAFALGVRGIASRDRAARVDEALERARLTALAAQPARLLSGGEQQRLALARALVTEPELLFLDEPTASLDPASTHAIEGLIDDARAAGVTIVMVTHDRGQAERLADDVVFLHRGRVAEHGPASRVLDAPQSEPFRAWLDGRLYLDPA, encoded by the coding sequence ATGCCTGAAGCGCTGCGCCCCATCGCCCCGGAGCCCGGCGCGAGTGTCGTCCCCCTCGCCGCCCCGCTCGTCGAGGCGCGTGACGTCACCTTCGCCGTACGCGGGCGGCGGCTGGTGGATGGTGTGCGCCTCGCCGTGCGCCCGGGCCGAAGCACCGTCGTGCTCGGTGCCAACGGGGCGGGAAAGAGCCTCCTGCTGCGCCTTCTCCACGGCCTCATCGCCCCCACCGGCGGTGCCGTCCTGTGGCGCGGCAGCCCGCTGGACCGCGCTGCGCGGCGCCATCAGGCGATGGTGTTCCAGCGCCCGGTCATGCTGCGCCGCTCGGCCCGGGCGAACGTCGCCTTCGCCCTCGGGGTGCGCGGCATCGCCTCCCGCGACCGCGCCGCCCGCGTCGACGAGGCGCTCGAGCGTGCCCGCCTGACGGCTCTCGCAGCGCAGCCCGCCCGGCTCCTCTCCGGCGGCGAACAGCAGCGGCTGGCCCTCGCCCGTGCGCTGGTGACCGAGCCCGAGCTCCTGTTCCTGGACGAGCCCACCGCGAGCCTCGATCCGGCCTCCACGCATGCCATCGAGGGGCTGATCGACGACGCGCGCGCCGCCGGGGTGACCATCGTCATGGTGACCCACGACCGCGGGCAGGCCGAGCGGCTCGCCGACGACGTCGTCTTCCTTCACCGGGGACGCGTCGCCGAGCACGGGCCGGCGAGCCGCGTCCTCGACGCGCCGCAGTCCGAGCCGTTCCGCGCCTGGCTCGACGGCCGGCTCTACCTTGATCCCGCCTGA
- a CDS encoding fatty acid desaturase, producing MALTAAVYGGWLTLTYFHAAVPALILVPALVWVVAWHSSLQHEIVHGHPTRWRAVNRALGFVPLSLWVPFARYRMLHLAHHRDERLTDPLDDPESYYWAPADWSALSPWARLLVGAQTTLSGRMLIGPAWCISRFIASEMCAIRRGDRVIRRIWIRHGLGAAAVLAWVSVVCGMSPWVYLGIVYAATSLLLVRSFAEHRAEDDVCHRTAIVEKAPVLGLLYLHNNLHAAHHARPTLPWYRLPGWYAQHREALISRNGGLVYRGYGEIARRFLVRRHDMPQHPAGRVPGDPVATGGPAVALQAAAAPER from the coding sequence GTGGCCCTCACGGCCGCCGTCTACGGCGGCTGGCTGACGCTGACGTACTTCCACGCTGCGGTCCCGGCGCTCATCCTGGTGCCGGCCCTCGTGTGGGTGGTCGCGTGGCATTCGTCGCTGCAGCACGAGATCGTTCACGGGCATCCGACGCGCTGGCGGGCGGTGAACCGGGCGCTCGGCTTCGTGCCGCTGTCGCTCTGGGTTCCGTTCGCGCGGTACCGGATGCTGCATCTCGCGCACCACCGGGACGAGCGGCTGACGGACCCGCTCGACGACCCGGAGTCCTACTACTGGGCGCCCGCCGACTGGTCCGCGCTGTCGCCGTGGGCGCGGTTGCTGGTGGGCGCGCAGACGACGCTCTCGGGGCGCATGCTGATCGGCCCGGCGTGGTGCATTTCGCGGTTCATCGCGTCCGAGATGTGCGCCATCCGGCGCGGCGACCGCGTGATCCGGCGGATCTGGATCCGCCATGGCCTCGGTGCCGCCGCCGTCCTCGCATGGGTCTCGGTCGTCTGCGGGATGTCGCCGTGGGTCTACCTCGGCATCGTCTACGCGGCGACGTCGCTGCTGCTGGTGCGCTCATTCGCGGAGCATCGGGCGGAGGACGACGTGTGCCACCGGACGGCAATCGTGGAGAAGGCGCCGGTGCTCGGGCTCCTCTACCTGCACAACAACCTGCATGCCGCGCACCATGCCCGACCGACGTTGCCGTGGTACCGCCTCCCGGGGTGGTATGCGCAACATCGCGAAGCGTTGATTTCCCGCAACGGAGGGCTGGTCTATCGCGGCTACGGCGAGATCGCGCGGCGCTTCCTCGTTCGGCGGCACGACATGCCGCAGCATCCGGCGGGCCGTGTCCCGGGGGACCCCGTGGCGACGGGCGGCCCCGCGGTGGCGCTGCAGGCCGCGGCCGCACCGGAGCGGTGA